The DNA window ATTGGTACAAAAAGGTCAGaatttgactaaattgaaaagtgattattatatgtttaatagATCCcagtgtgaacttagtaaaggttATAATACGATTAGCATACCAATAGGGTTTTCTGTGCGATTGTACGAGATTGGTTATAAATGATAccgagatccaacatttgttgcaaactcgaagatacatgtgacacaagtttagcctggactagtaacttgatgtcgttttaaaggtttagcccgaAAGAGTAACCTGACATGTACATTTTCAGCTTAGACAAGCAACATGATGTGTCATTAAAAAAGTTTAACCTAGACTGGTAACATGACACGAATATACTTAGCTCGGACGAGCAATTGGTGTGACATAGATACATGTATATCTGATTTCATATTCTAGGGTTCATTGGGCGAAACGGATTACATGAATTGAGATAAAATGATCTTGATATTCATTTGTGAAATGTTAAATTTGAACTTGAACAAGGTATTGAATAAATGATATTAGCATGTATGCAATTGTTTCATTCATGAATGGATAAGTTTTGAACTAGTTAATCTAAATGACATGAAtagacatgatttgtgattataacattatttgttttatttacaaGTTAAAGCTCACATTATTGATATGTGGTTTGCCATGTCTAGCCAACTATCTCAAGCTTAGTAACTTATTGTGCTTAATTGAAAGCTAAAGTAAGCTTTTGtttaatgcctatgaacttacttaGTATTCTATATGCTTACCTAGtttgttttcctttttccttgTAGATCGTCACCTTGCAGAACACATAAAGTCGAATCATtttgaagctcacactatcctattATCAAATTGGTAGCTTTTTTATCACTTGACTTTTGGGACTGTGGTACATATAGGGATTAGAGGCTGAGAAAGTGGTCACTCTCTTGatcatttggtatgtttgatatttGTGGCAAATATTGAGTTGTTGAAAAGTTGGTATGTACCAAATGGTGTATGAATTAACTAATGTTTGCCATTAGATATGCTAAAAGTTGAGTATTGAAGAACTGGTAAGTTGAATGAATAGATGTGCATATATGCTTAAGTgcttgaaatggaaatgaaatggcATGATTCTATATGACTTGGCTTAGGTAAAGATTTATAATTGAATGGTTTGGTTGGTTTATTTGGAATGGTATTTGATGGAATGTATGGAAATAAATAATTGGTAATAGATTGAAGCTATGTTAACATGGTTGAATGGAAATAGTTAAATGACTTGTTTTGGTATGAAATGTTATGCGTTTTGCTATGTGTTAGGTATGTTTTGAATCAATTGAAATTGGTAACTGTTGAACATGTTGATAGGTATGTTTGGAAGCTTTGAAATAGGTATCAAATGGTTCATTTTAACTAAATATAGGGTCCTCGTCTTGACGAGTAATTTTCTTGTTGCAACATCGGTCAATAGTGAATCACGTCGTGACGTCAAGTAGCCTGAGGTCACAACGTGACATACTGTTTTGGCGACGTCACAGCGTGGAGGAGGTGACGTCATGACGTTGGCCTTAAACTTTCtaaactttgcaatttggtcctatttcaagTTTGGGTTGACAAAAGAGTTTTCGTAAGCTCGAATAAGACTAGATTTTGATTGTTTAACCATAACTAAATGTGTTTGACATTGAATTGCAAGTGCGTATGAATATTTTACTGTAAATTGACTGTTGTTTCTCCGATAACGAATATAGCATTCTATAGCTCGGACCCAGTAATCGGGTCAAGCGAGAGGTGTTACACAAATCTTCCAAATTATTGGAAATTTTTTCTTCATTCGTTTctctttaattaaatttgatagaaaatttTCACCTTGTTTAAAAAAGACAACAAGAACTTGGAATCAAACAAGCTATAACAATAGATGAAGTGTTGAAAAAaatgaaggaaaaggaaaatttagTTGAAATACTTGTAGTTACTGGGTTTTCTTTTGAATGAGAGAAAGTTGAGAATGCTTTTTTAGGGTAAAGGAAAAAGGGTGTTTATAGCTTTTTTAGAAGgtgtatttttttacttttaagaaAATGGTTTAATTGATTTAGAGTCCCTTAACTTTAATAGTtgattttctttgaaaaaaaataccATGTGGCAGTATATAATTAATCCACATGGCAACTAGAGGTGTCCATAGGTCGGACCGGGCCgggcccaaccaaaattttaggcccatttgctAAGCCtggctcgaaaaatgggcttaaaattgtCCAAGTCCAGCCCGAATAAAAATCTTGAAACCTGGGCTTGACCTGCCCATATTAATtctttacattattttttatataatttttaaaaaatataatacatcaaaaatactaaaaatattaaaataaatatttcccaacaaattgaagaTAAAGTAAAAAACAATATGTACACTTAAAATAACATCAAGATAGGTaaaacttaacaagtaaatgcctctaaaatagtaacaaaattaacaataaaacaaaagttatacaataatcaaacaataacaacaaaatagtagcaacatagtAGTGAAATGGTAgctaaatagtaaaaaaaaacaagaaaatagcaaaaaaggaaaaaaaactagCAAGAACAGTAAAAAAAAGTAGCAGTATTTTTTGTATATTCGGGCTGGGACGGGCTTAGGCCAAAAAAACCTTACCTAAAGCCTTGCACGTTTTCTGaatgggcctcatttttttgcccaagcctattttttaggcctatatttttacccaaaccttcTCACTTTTCGAGTGGGCCTTCGGGTCGGGCCAGGTGGCttggcccatggacaggtctaatgGCAACTCTTGTTAGTAATTGACATCATTAGAAAGAGATACTAGATTGGTAGATAGAAATTAAATTCAGGTATCACATTGgacattttgaaaataaaaataccacattaaaaattttgttaaagtaaAGGGGATTTTTTGTCATTATCCCAAAAGTAAATAAATCAGCCTTTAGAAATTAGAATAAGAATTCGCTAGTATCTTAAAACGCCCGCACTATTGAAACGGCGCGAAACGTGTTCCGAGCGAGCTCGTTCTTTCTTTCTCTCCATTGCTGCAAACCCTAGATCACTGGTAAGCATCTAAAATTCCCTCCTCTTTCTAATTCGAATTGTTTATCTCTGAAAATACTTTCTAGCAAATTAAGGTACCCACTCGACTTAAAAATATCATTCTTTTAGGTAAATAAATAATCATGAGAGAAATTGTTACTGTCCAAGTTGGAAGTTTCGCTAACTTCATCGGTTCTCACTTCTGGAACTTCCAGGTTCAGTTTATCTTTacttatttcctttcttttaatttgattatatttcTTTTTCAGCTTGTTGaattgcttttttcttttttatttccttaACTAAAAATGAAGGATGAAATGCTTGGCTTAGCCGCGGATCCTTATGGTGATCCAGCCTTCAAAACTCAGAGTCTAAACATGGATGTTATCTACCGTACGGGTGAAACGCATCAGGTGCAACTTTTACCAATTGCTTCTGATATTATTATTGCCTAAGACAAATCTATTTTCATACCGTAAATGATTCACCATATTGtcttaaaatttgttttattattgcAAGGCTtatatgaatttagttttagaatgCTTTGGAGTAGTTAATTGGTTGTTGCTATTTCTATAGTTATTTAAGATGCTGTATATATGCAGGGAACTACTACTTATACTCCTCGTCTTCTCTCTATCGACTTCCAAGGTGCTTAATTTTTAACTTGCGAAGTTGATTTTTCTATCCTATATCTGGTTCCTTTTCTTTCAACTAGATTGCATGAACAGTGATGTTGATTTGTATATCCTTAATTTATATTCTACTGATGGGAGCTTTATAATACATCGCAGGATCCCTTGGATCAGTGAGTTCAAAGGGGACGTTGTATAGAGAGGGTTCTAATGAACCATCTGAAGTTGTTACTTGGTGAGAGCTTCCTTCTCAACTAATTGCGTCGGTGTTTTTGGtgtacatttttattttgttttctgttGGCCTTTGTGTATTACCCCTTAAAAAAAATAGCATACAAAAGTAACTGTAATAAGTATGTTGCTTTTGCCTTTTTCAGTGACATGTAGATGGTTGAGTGTCAGAGTTCAATATCTGGCACAAGCTGGTTTTTTATCGACAATTCTTGTTCTAAGTAAAATATTTACTGTTTTTCTCTATGAAGAATGCTTTCCTTGCAATGTAACAAACATAATGTTGTTTCAACCTCATTTTTACTAATATGAGTAGTGTTCTCTTTTAATCATAAAAAGAGCTGCATCTGATTTCAATTACTCACTACTTATGAGAAATGCTTATGATTAAGACTTTAAGTCTTAGAACTCTTACAAATATGTTGTAATGAGTCTGAAGCGGCTCCTGTTTTATTGCAGCACTTTATATCACAAGCTTGTAATGAATTACATAAAGTTCACAGTTGTATGTCTTCTGAATTTCGGGACTATGTGCTTTACCCTTGTGTGAGCTTTGAGTGCATAAGATTTCTACGTGCACTAACTTGATCCTCTTTGAAAGAATATGCAGGGCAGGACATGTTTCTACTCATGCATCTGAACCTCAAAAGAAGAATTTATTCTTGCAAAGTTTGTATCAGGAAGAGCAGGATGCTCCTTTGACAAATGGTATCAATGGTGAGGCTAAGGATTCTCAACATGAAATTCAGGATACAGATATAGTCAACTGTTTAGATGAAGGAGTCCAATTTTGGACAGACTTCTCGAAAGTCCATTATCATCCTCAGAGTTTGTACGAAGTAAATGGATTGTGGATGGATGCTAAACAATTTGACAATTATGGAATTGGGCGGGATGTCTTCATGGAGAATTTACGAGGAGAAGAAATATGTGATAAGCTTCGTTTCTTCATAGAAGAGTGTGATCATATCCAGGTAAAACTTTGACCTATGGTATGATTCTTTCCAGAAATCTTTTGCAGGACAACATTTAAGACATTTTGTTGTCAACTGAATATGGATGACAGGGTCTTGTTAATGAACTTTTCTAGAGGTTTTAACATAACGATGTGTAGGATAATATGGTTTGGAAAGCCCTCGTCATTTCCCTTTCATTTTAACCTTGTGCACCTCTTAAACATCATTTATATTCAGATTTAATGTTGCTGGTTTAATTTGTTTGTCAATCATTGGTGATGTCTACAGGGCTTTCAATTCATTGTTGATGACTCAGGAGGTTTCTCCCCTTTAGCTGCTGATTTTCTGGAAAGTGTTTCTGATGAATATACGAACACTCCAGTGTTGTTATATGCTGTTAGGGGTCCTAGTTCTCATATGAGCCTGAGTAGCAGGAAGCAGACAGTTGTAAGAGATCTTCATGATGCAGTATCTTTCTCAAGATTATCATCTTTCTGTAAAATGATTGTGCCTGTTGGTTTGCCCTCATTGAGCAGGAGTAAGTCAAATTATGGTTTTGGCTGTCTTCTATCATTTTTGTATTTGCTTCATATGGTTGTACATGGTCTCAAATTGGATGTCCTTTAGAACCTTGATCCTCATAATATATCAAGGATTTTCTGAGTACATATGTGCATATTGTTTTCTTTCTGATCATATAGCATACCTTATAATGTTCAGCTGTCAGCTGAACCATATTCTGTCAAAACACGTAAGTCACTTGTTAATTTGGTTATGCTGATAGCATGACACACTTCAATAAAATTATCCTGGCCCTGATCTTAACTAATATGGACTAAAGATTCTGCTCACCTAATTTTGAAGGTAAAACTTCAACTTTCCTCAACATTAAAGATGAGAATCCTTACCACTGCAGTGCTGTGTATGCTGCGGCGCTACACTCTACAAGTCTCCCATTCCGCATGGAGCCACTTGGTCCTACTGCAGATTTATCTGATGTATCTGGTGCTGTG is part of the Gossypium hirsutum isolate 1008001.06 chromosome D11, Gossypium_hirsutum_v2.1, whole genome shotgun sequence genome and encodes:
- the LOC107913200 gene encoding protein misato homolog 1 translates to MREIVTVQVGSFANFIGSHFWNFQDEMLGLAADPYGDPAFKTQSLNMDVIYRTGETHQGTTTYTPRLLSIDFQGSLGSVSSKGTLYREGSNEPSEVVTWAGHVSTHASEPQKKNLFLQSLYQEEQDAPLTNGINGEAKDSQHEIQDTDIVNCLDEGVQFWTDFSKVHYHPQSLYEVNGLWMDAKQFDNYGIGRDVFMENLRGEEICDKLRFFIEECDHIQGFQFIVDDSGGFSPLAADFLESVSDEYTNTPVLLYAVRGPSSHMSLSSRKQTVVRDLHDAVSFSRLSSFCKMIVPVGLPSLSRSKTSTFLNIKDENPYHCSAVYAAALHSTSLPFRMEPLGPTADLSDVSGAVDVNGFVQMLAGQSRQNMVAILDVAMPGPCLSGKQDKQSLLGNLHPLTPEVAEDVDDLQAVESMIVHGAIGSGGHRLSVSEVKNAIHDVYECATTRPMFCHLSAACCPLPIPLPFPSIFGNLVGQHGELLGSPILGSSSRGSLDVHSIPMAARIRSSRAIMPFLENRLANLRKFGIERGCPGTELLRSWGFGKDELEDMGETLSKMVRTVDPYSDISSDSD